The proteins below come from a single Desertibacillus haloalkaliphilus genomic window:
- a CDS encoding ATP-binding cassette domain-containing protein: MAIRSIEGIRRGIEEMTLLTGSNIGMQFGDRWLYKNVDFKLENGHVLALIGDNGVGKTTLLRALLGQLPLSAGQFDWQTPEAARAISYVPQYRPDMQAFPLRISDFVALSFDHGMR, from the coding sequence ATGGCAATACGATCAATTGAAGGCATTAGACGAGGCATTGAAGAAATGACATTATTAACTGGCTCAAACATCGGGATGCAATTTGGCGACCGATGGCTGTACAAAAACGTTGATTTTAAACTAGAAAATGGGCACGTATTAGCACTGATTGGTGATAATGGTGTTGGAAAAACAACGTTACTTCGTGCGCTGTTAGGCCAGTTACCACTTTCTGCCGGTCAATTTGACTGGCAAACACCCGAAGCGGCACGTGCGATTAGCTACGTGCCCCAATATCGTCCAGATATGCAGGCGTTTCCGCTCCGTATCTCAGATTTCGTGGCTTTGAGTTTTGATCACGGCATGCG